A stretch of Desulfobacter hydrogenophilus DNA encodes these proteins:
- a CDS encoding arsenate reductase ArsC: protein MMGEKLKILFLCTGNSCRSQMAEGWTRKLKADTIDVFSAGVETHGLNPNAVKVMAEAGVDISGHRSKLVNEFMDMELDAVITVCDNAHETCPYFPPRCKVLHVGFDDPPKMAAALAEQGESEEKQLDCYRKIRDQIKAFVEKMPENISNRVV from the coding sequence ATGATGGGAGAAAAACTTAAAATACTATTTCTTTGTACTGGTAATTCCTGCCGGAGCCAGATGGCCGAAGGCTGGACCAGGAAATTAAAGGCAGACACCATTGATGTTTTTTCGGCCGGTGTTGAAACCCACGGCCTCAACCCTAATGCCGTAAAGGTTATGGCTGAAGCCGGTGTGGATATCTCCGGCCACCGATCCAAGCTGGTCAATGAATTTATGGATATGGAACTGGATGCCGTTATCACCGTCTGTGACAATGCCCATGAAACCTGTCCTTATTTCCCCCCCCGCTGCAAGGTTCTCCATGTCGGTTTTGATGATCCACCCAAAATGGCCGCAGCACTTGCGGAACAGGGGGAAAGTGAAGAAAAGCAGTTAGACTGCTATCGAAAAATCAGGGATCAAATCAAGGCATTTGTTGAAAAGATGCCTGAAAATATAAGTAACAGAGTTGTATAG
- a CDS encoding ArsR/SmtB family transcription factor: MDSTLSIIKSISDKNRLRILSGLFVHNELCACQITEFLGVTGATASRHLKLMVNAGVLKNRKQGRWIYFRINTEDSSLTDLLDWVKDKTEKSEQVKQDLKALQQILQVPCDALSWKQRERDACSTTKRKDNA; this comes from the coding sequence ATGGACTCAACACTTTCTATAATTAAATCAATATCAGATAAGAACAGGTTAAGAATTTTAAGCGGACTTTTTGTTCATAATGAACTATGTGCCTGTCAAATAACTGAATTTTTGGGGGTTACGGGAGCGACTGCTTCCAGGCATCTAAAGTTGATGGTAAATGCCGGAGTATTGAAAAACCGTAAGCAGGGCCGATGGATATATTTTCGAATTAATACGGAAGATTCGTCATTAACTGATCTTCTTGACTGGGTGAAAGATAAAACCGAAAAATCCGAACAGGTAAAACAGGATTTGAAAGCATTACAACAAATATTGCAGGTCCCCTGTGACGCCTTGAGCTGGAAACAACGAGAACGGGATGCCTGCTCCACCACAAAAAGAAAGGATAATGCATGA
- the arsB gene encoding ACR3 family arsenite efflux transporter produces MNTGTENDRKMSSLFERYLTVWVGLCIIGGILLGKIAPDLAKTLDGMSINISGAPVVSIPIAVCLFFMMYPIMVKIDFASVIKAGKSGKPVFLTLFINWCIKPFTMYAIALFFLGFLLKSFIGAEAMDLVRMPFGLDLPIGAQHGAGIVVLQDGIKMLQIPLWRSYFAGCILLGIAPCTAMVLVWGYLSRGNDGLTLVMVALNSLTMLVLYGVLGGFLLGVGKLPIPWQALLLSVAIYVALPLVAGFFSRKWIIKAKGETWFKEKFLGVLTPVTISALLLTLILLFSFKGEVITENPLTILWIAIPLFIQTILIFAIGYAAAKFLKLRYEEAAPVAMIGTSNHFEVAIATAVMLFGLSSGAALATVVGVLIEVPVMLMLVGFCKKTTHWFKN; encoded by the coding sequence ATGAATACAGGCACTGAAAATGACCGCAAAATGAGCAGCCTTTTTGAACGCTACCTGACGGTCTGGGTTGGGTTATGTATTATCGGCGGCATTCTTCTGGGTAAAATCGCTCCGGATCTTGCCAAAACCTTAGACGGGATGTCAATCAATATCAGCGGTGCGCCGGTTGTGTCCATCCCCATTGCGGTTTGCCTCTTCTTCATGATGTACCCCATCATGGTGAAAATCGACTTTGCGTCGGTGATCAAGGCTGGGAAAAGTGGGAAACCTGTCTTTTTGACCTTGTTCATCAATTGGTGTATCAAGCCTTTTACCATGTATGCCATTGCATTATTTTTTCTGGGGTTTCTTTTGAAGTCCTTTATTGGTGCCGAGGCCATGGATCTTGTAAGAATGCCCTTTGGCCTTGATTTACCCATCGGCGCTCAGCATGGTGCCGGAATTGTTGTCCTGCAGGACGGCATTAAAATGCTCCAGATTCCCTTGTGGCGAAGTTATTTTGCCGGTTGTATTCTTTTGGGAATTGCCCCCTGTACCGCCATGGTATTGGTGTGGGGCTATCTGTCCCGGGGAAATGACGGCCTGACTCTGGTGATGGTGGCATTGAATTCTCTTACGATGCTGGTCCTGTATGGTGTACTCGGCGGTTTTCTGCTTGGCGTGGGCAAACTTCCTATTCCCTGGCAGGCCCTTTTATTGTCTGTAGCCATTTATGTAGCCCTGCCGCTTGTAGCCGGTTTTTTTTCAAGAAAATGGATCATCAAGGCAAAGGGTGAAACCTGGTTTAAAGAAAAATTTTTAGGAGTCCTGACCCCGGTTACCATCTCTGCCCTTTTATTGACCCTTATCCTCTTGTTCAGCTTTAAAGGAGAGGTCATTACGGAAAATCCATTGACCATACTTTGGATTGCCATTCCGCTTTTCATTCAGACAATTTTGATTTTTGCCATTGGATATGCTGCTGCCAAATTTCTGAAATTAAGATATGAAGAGGCTGCACCCGTAGCCATGATCGGCACATCCAATCATTTTGAAGTTGCCATTGCAACTGCCGTGATGCTGTTTGGGCTTTCTTCCGGAGCGGCTCTTGCCACCGTGGTCGGTGTTCTGATTGAAGTACCGGTCATGCTGATGTTGGTCGGCTTCTGTAAAAAAACAACACATTGGTTTAAGAACTAA